One genomic window of Mercenaria mercenaria strain notata chromosome 2, MADL_Memer_1, whole genome shotgun sequence includes the following:
- the LOC128548370 gene encoding uncharacterized protein F23F12.3-like, which yields MGITVHATKTFISFSIMSMILISATPPWWCVSEVTYSNMTSCINSPNNTLHCQEKTCYLNGTKCKRFQFGGSARTIVSEFELLCGLDYIPSTVMSMQIFGMLTGALLAGQISDLFGRKPPYFAGLVCLMIFNLIGFVSVNWIMFAISRLFIGIGAGAFLAIQYCIVSEFSLARWRAWITGFPSWPLQSCLFALVAWLIQDWRYIQLFCCLLGLPCLLTWL from the exons ATGGGAATTACAGTACATGCAACGAAAACATTTATTAGCTTCAGCATTATGAGTATGATACTGATTTCTGCTACCCCACCTTGGTGGTGTGTTAGTGAAGTCACATATTCAAATATGACATCATGCATTAATAGCCCCAACAACACGTTGCATTGTCAGGAAAAGACATGTTACTTAAACGGTACAAAATGTAAACGTTTTCAGTTTGGAGGAAGTGCTAGAACTATAGTTTCAGAG ttcGAACTTCTGTGTGGTCTTGACTACATTCCAAGTACCGTAATGTCTATGCAGATATTTGGAATGCTTACTGGCGCACTCCTAGCAGGGCAGATTTCAGACCTATTTGGAAGAAAACCACCCTACTTCGCTGGTCTCGTTTGCTTAATGATCTTCAATTTGATAGGCTTTGTCTCAGTTAATTGGATAATGTTTGCAATTTCAAGGCTTTTCATAGGTATAGGCGCAGGAGCATTTCTTGCCATACAGTATTGTATTGTGTCAGAGTTCTCACTTGCTCGGTGGCGCGCCTGGATTACTGGTTTTCCATCCTGGCCTTTACAATCATGTCTGTTTGCACTGGTAGCGTGGTTGATACAAGACTGGCGATATATTCAATTGTTTTGCTGCTTACTAGGTCTACCCTGCCTTCTTACATGGTTGTAA